The segment ACCTAGAAGATCAATGCACTCATAggtatatacaaaatatatcttGTAAATCACGTATATTCTCATATTCTGTTAATTTTCTATATTGATTTTCATCTGAAACTTGGCATTCAGATATAAGATCTACATAGAAGGGGAAGCGTGGTCGGTGAGCGAGAAATATATACTTTCATGTGATAGTATGACTTTGTTGGTTAAACCAGAGTACTACGATTTTTTCATAAGAAGTATGGTCCCAATGAAGCATTACTGGCCTATTAGACAAAACAACAAATGTGGTGACCTCAAATTCGCTGTTGAATGGGGTAACAACAACACCGACAAGGTGAGCAATATTTATAAAACGTCTAAATGGGAACTATAATGCCTTATTTCGATTCAAAGCAGTGATCAGTGTCTGTCCATATAAATTAAGAATCATGACTAACAAATTATCTTGTAGTACGTACAATAATATTATAACTAATTAACGCATTGTCATCACTCAATTATATGTTGACCAAGTTGTGATGGTCTTACTCATATTATATAGGCACAAGTTATAGGGAGGGGAGGAAGTGATTACATAATGAAGAATGTAGAGATGAAGTATGTCTACGATTACATGTTATATGTGTTGCAAGGCTATGGGAAACTAATGAAGTTGGATGTGACTGTGCCTGAAAATGCGACCGAAGTGTGTTCGGAGACGATGGCTTGTCCGATCACTGATGGTAGACTGATGAGGCAGTGCATGGATGACTCGTTGGTTATGTCTCCGAGCGTCAAGGCGGCTTGTAATTTGCCAAAGCCGTACGGAGATTATGAGCTCAAAAGGATTCTTAAGAAACGACAAAGTGCAGAAAGAAAGGTTATGAAGTGGACCGATGACTACTGGAACTTGAGAAGTCGGGAATAAGATTTAATTTCTTCAATCCTGAAAACTTTACGTTTCTtctgttttttgtttgctttgtATGAAAACAAAATGCATACATGAAAACAAGGGTGATATCATAATTCCGATAACATTACATATCTTACATGATTACCACTCCAAATCAGAATTGTTGACaactaatgtttttatttaataccaAAAGTAATGATTGGCGTCACGACTCACGACCAATTACAGATAAGCGTGTTGCGTAATCTTTAATTAAACATGGTCAACGGttaattaatataaacaaattcCCCCACGGAAAAAACATCTGCCAAGTTGCCTAGTAAGACAAGTCTCCACGATCTCACAAAGTGTTGAAGAAACTTTCAAAACATCTTGTCCTCTGTCGATTTCTCTTGAGCAAAAAGTCAATGAGTGACCTAAAACTTGGCGTTGAAGTCATAAGCGCAAGGCTTAAAACTAGAGAGGAGAGAGCGCACGGAGATGGATATGGTGGTGTTAACGCCTTCGTGGAGCTACGATTCGACGGTCAGATAGTCAAAACCTCGACAAAGCTCGACGATCCGAGTCCTGTTTGGAACGAGAAGTTTTTCTTCAACATCTCCGATACAGAGGATCTATCGAATCTGATTCTTGAGGCTTACGTTTACAACAAAACAAGCAGCATAACGAAGTCATGTTTCGGAAAGATCCGGATCTTCGGAACTGCGTTCGTGCCTTACTCTGAAGCTGTGGGGATGCATTACCCTCTTGAGAAAGAGAAACGGAGCCTCTTCTTTTCGTCCGTTAGAGGTGAGCTTGCTCTAAAAGTGTATATAACCGATAGCCCTTCTCTCAACGTACCGATTATAAACCCTACAAAGAAGGTTACTTCTAAGCCAAGGAACAAGTTCCACAACATCCCCACAACGGAGATTAGTAAACCTAGCCAACAAAAAGATCCGCAACCGCCTCGGCCGCAACCAAAACCGCCTCAACCGCAATGGCCTCAACCACAACCACAACAGCCTCAACCGCAACCACAAACGCCTCAAACTCGACAACTACGACCCCAATCGCCTCAACCGCTACCGCTTCAAATGCAATCGCCTCAACCGCCGCCGGTTATCGGAGCTTCTATGTTTCAAGCGGCGAGATTCGGTTCTCCGGTACCGACATCAATGGGGGTTGATCTTATTCCACCACCAGATTATTCAATCAAAGAGACGAATCCGATTCTTGGAAGAGGCAAACAAGCAAGAAACACCAGAGCTCACGATCTCGTCGAGCCAATGGAGTTTCTTTACGTCAAAATCATGAAAGCTCGGAATCTCCCGACAATGGACCCCACCGGAAGTCTAGACCCCTACGTGGAAGTCAAACTCGGAAATTTCACAGCCAAAACAAAACACTTTGAGAAGAACAAAAACCCCATCTGGAACCAAGTCTTCGCTTTCTCCAAATCAGATCAACAATCAAACTTCCTCCAAGTCATCGTCATGGACAAAGACATAATGAAAGACGACTTCGTCGGTTCGATCCGGTTCGATCTCGATGAGATTCCGACACGTGTTGCACCAGACAGTCCTCTAGCTCCAGAATGGTACGTAGTCAACGTGGAGAAAGGAGGCGAGATTATGCTGTCGGTTTGGTTCGGTACACAAGCCGACGAAGCGTTCTCAGAGGCGACGTACTCGGACGCTTTAACCGCTGTAAACAAATCGAGCTTGCGTTCTAAAATCTACCATTCTCCGAGGCTGTGGTACCTTCGCGTTAACGTCATCGAGGCACAAGACTTGGTTATCGTACCGGACCGGACTCGGGCTCCAAATCCATATGTTAAAATCAAGTTAGGTAACCAAATAGttcgaaccaaaccgaaccagcTACTTAATCCGAGATGGAACGAAGAGTTTACACTTGTCGCGGCTGAACAGTTTGAAGATCTTGAAATCTCAATCGAAGACCGGGTGGGGGTTAGCCGAGAGGAAACGTTGGGATCGGTTAAGATACCGTTCGGTACAATCGAAAGACGGGTTGATAATAACCGGATAGTACCTAACCGTTGGTTTAGTCTTAAGTTTGAGAACCAAAGGAGAGTCCGAGTCGCTTCGACTAGACTTTTGCTGAATGTTTGTTTGGAAGGAGGCTATCATGTTCTCGATGAGTCTACTTACTACAGCAGCGACTTCAGACCGTCGATGAAAGAGCTATGGACACGTCAGCAGCCGTCGATCGGTGTTCTTGAATTAGGTATTCTTAGAGTTGAAGGTTTAAGCGTGAGCCGTGACGGAAA is part of the Raphanus sativus cultivar WK10039 chromosome 5, ASM80110v3, whole genome shotgun sequence genome and harbors:
- the LOC108856363 gene encoding multiple C2 domain and transmembrane region protein 8, which gives rise to MSDLKLGVEVISARLKTREERAHGDGYGGVNAFVELRFDGQIVKTSTKLDDPSPVWNEKFFFNISDTEDLSNLILEAYVYNKTSSITKSCFGKIRIFGTAFVPYSEAVGMHYPLEKEKRSLFFSSVRGELALKVYITDSPSLNVPIINPTKKVTSKPRNKFHNIPTTEISKPSQQKDPQPPRPQPKPPQPQWPQPQPQQPQPQPQTPQTRQLRPQSPQPLPLQMQSPQPPPVIGASMFQAARFGSPVPTSMGVDLIPPPDYSIKETNPILGRGKQARNTRAHDLVEPMEFLYVKIMKARNLPTMDPTGSLDPYVEVKLGNFTAKTKHFEKNKNPIWNQVFAFSKSDQQSNFLQVIVMDKDIMKDDFVGSIRFDLDEIPTRVAPDSPLAPEWYVVNVEKGGEIMLSVWFGTQADEAFSEATYSDALTAVNKSSLRSKIYHSPRLWYLRVNVIEAQDLVIVPDRTRAPNPYVKIKLGNQIVRTKPNQLLNPRWNEEFTLVAAEQFEDLEISIEDRVGVSREETLGSVKIPFGTIERRVDNNRIVPNRWFSLKFENQRRVRVASTRLLLNVCLEGGYHVLDESTYYSSDFRPSMKELWTRQQPSIGVLELGILRVEGLSVSRDGKKETVDAYCVAKYGTKWVRTRTVTNCFNPRFNEQYTWEVYEPATVITIGVFDNNQINGGNNKDGKIGKVRVRISTLESGRLYTNSYPLLVLRPSGVKNMGELHLAIRFTCTSMFQMLVQYWKPLLPKMHYVRPLKIVHQEILRQYAVSLVAARLSRTEPPLRKEVIEYITGSDSHFWSVRKSRANFFRLKSVFSGLLGTGEWFQDICTWKKPVASAAVHVLYLAFVCLPEMILPITSLCLFMLGVWNYRLRPRQPPHMDTRLSFADNVHPEELNEEFDTFPYSSQDPGTVKMRYERLRSIASRAQTVVGDIAGQGERVQALLSWRDPRATSIFMVLCLASSVVLYVVPFKVFVLLGGLYIMRHPRFRRKTPPGLVNFFKRLPAKTDCMM